The following are from one region of the Silene latifolia isolate original U9 population chromosome 9, ASM4854445v1, whole genome shotgun sequence genome:
- the LOC141600818 gene encoding dirigent protein 4-like: protein MEVKTNYYYFAIVLAIFTITLPANAEYFSKTTPAKLPVLKKTSLHFYLHDILSGKNPGAVLAAHPNITLGPPSATPFGSVYAIDDLVTAGPEANSTVIGNAQGLYLSSSKDTLSLVLYVDFGFTSGKFNGSSISVFSRNPIMERNREVAIVGGRGLFKMAKGYAKLKAYSFDMKSGDAVIEYHVVVYHY from the coding sequence ATGGAGGTGAAAACTAACTACTACTACTTCGCCATTGTTCTGGCCATTTTTACTATCACCCTACCAGCAAATGCTGAGTATTTTTCTAAGACAACGCCCGCAAAACTCCCAGTCCTAAAAAAAACTTCCCTCCATTTCTACCTTCATGATATCTTAAGTGGCAAAAATCCAGGAGCAGTCTTGGCAGCCCACCCCAACATCACATTGGGACCACCATCTGCAACCCCATTTGGATCAGTTTACGCTATAGACGACCTGGTGACAGCAGGCCCAGAGGCCAACTCCACAGTCATTGGCAATGCACAAGGGTTATATTTGTCATCATCAAAAGACACATTATCTCTAGTGCTGTATGTTGATTTTGGGTTCACCTCCGGAAAGTTTAATGGAAGTTCAATAAGTGTATTTTCAAGAAATCCTATTATGGAACGAAATAGAGAGGTTGCTATTGTAGGAGGAAGGGGACTATTTAAAATGGCTAAGGGATATGCTAAGCTTAAGGCATATTCTTTTGACATGAAGAGTGGTGATGCTGTAATTGAGTATCATGTTGTAGTTTATCATTATTGA
- the LOC141599520 gene encoding translocase of chloroplast 120, chloroplastic — MENGVKDVEEIQEVEVKGVDDRLTVEERVVVVGGAHLHKVSEGDDVFEEAMELALDDGVDEADGLKSVHVSDHGESVSDHSVAKGSSSLVEGFSDGRDGVEVRDESFPANSDEGSITDVNDYESVPHEEVSSVDERVLHQDLGATEESHGREIEAEVLIVEETKVKVVDGEEDMVEKSIVMETSVSRDFEERVDDNAAARDVEVVEDNGDVNHGREIGSGLEDSPSIIGSQGQSEKFEEVKEAMIGESEDHCNSSDHQDHAGAAFEDALGDIESEVQGDIVEPEGEEKLLPSQHRNVDDSSSEISVSVDSRSLASNKESLASVVSTLGKDKVEDKSIASDFGEHGSSNGQLQSSGNDGHAIEGKLMQEVKQNSEASKEKEAAVKTAQPSISSSGKSANPTPSPARPAGLGRAAPLLEPSPKAAQQPRANGQASQVQTHLVEDSTNSDVEEGDEIREKLQMIRVKFLRLAYRLGQTPHNVVVAQVLYRLGLAEQLRARNGGRVGAFSFDRASAMAEQLEAAGQGPLDFSCTIMVIGKTGVGKSATINSIFDEVKFGTDAFHTSTKKVQDVVGTVQGIKVRVIDTPGLLSSISDQRQNEKILHSVKRFISKSPPDIVLYLDRLDMPSRDFGDTPLLRTITDVFGPSIWFNAIVVLTHAASAPPDGPNGTPSTYDLFVTQRSHAVQQAIRQAAGDMRLMNPVSLVENHLACRTNRAGQRVLPNGQVWKPHLLLLSFASKILAEANIILKLQDSPPGKPFAARSRAPPLPFLLSSLLQSRPQLKLPEEQYADDEAMDYDLDESSESDGESEFDELPPFKPLTKAQLSKLTKAQRKAYYDELEYREKLFMKKQLKEERKRRKMMKKMAAEVNDIASDYTENVEGDSGGAATLPVPMPDLALPASFDSDNPTHRYRYLDTSNQWLVRPVLDNHGWDHDVGYEGINVERMFVVKDKVPLSFSGQVSKDKKEANLQMEMASSIKHGEGKATTLGFDMQSVGKDMAYTLRSETRFSNYRRNKATAGLSATLLGDALSAGLKVEDKLILNKQLRVVMSGGAMASRGDIAYGGSLEATLRDKDYPLGRFLSTLGLSVMDWHGELALGCNVQSQIPIGRHTNLVARANLNNRGSGQIGLRLNSSEQLQLALIGLLPLIKKLMQRQEHPLGY, encoded by the coding sequence ATGGAAAATGGGGTGAAAGATGTTGAGGAAATTCAGGAGGTGGAGGTGAAAGGTGTTGATGATAGGTTGACAGTTGAGGagagggtggtggtggttggtggtgctCATTTGCACAAGGTGTCTGAAGGGGATGATGTTTTCGAGGAAGCGATGGAGTTGGCTCTAGACGATGGAGTTGACGAGGCTGATGGGTTGAAATCGGTTCATGTGAGTGATCATGGGGAAAGTGTTTCCGATCATTCTGTGGCCAAGGGGAGTTCGAGTTTGGTAGAAGGATTTAGTGATGGAAGAGACGGTGTAGAAGTGAGGGATGAATCATTTCCTGCGAATAGTGATGAGGGCTCGATCACTGATGTGAATGACTATGAGAGTGTGCCGCACGAGGAAGTATCTTCAGTCGATGAGAGGGTTCTTCATCAAGATCTTGGTGCAACAGAAGAGTCTCATGGTCGGGAAATAGAAGCTGAGGTTTTGATTGTAGAAGAGACTAAGGTTAAGGTGGTAGATGGAGAGGAGGATATGGTTGAGAAGTCCATTGTAATGGAAACATCAGTGAGCAGAGATTTTGAGGAAAGGGTGGATGATAATGCCGCTGCTAGAGACGTTGAAGTCGTAGAAGATAATGGGGACGTTAATCATGGGAGGGAAATAGGGAGTGGACTTGAAGATTCGCCCTCCATCATTGGATCTCAGGGTCAATCAGAGAAGTTTGAAGAAGTAAAAGAAGCGATGATAGGGGAAAGTGAGGATCATTGTAATAGTTCGGATCATCAGGATCATGCtggggctgcttttgaggatgcTTTGGGTGACATAGAGTCAGAGGTCCAGGGTGATATTGTAGAACCTGAAGGGGAAGAGAAGCTATTGCCCTCACAGCATCGAAATGTTGACGATAGTTCTTCGGAGATTAGTGTTTCTGTTGATAGTAGATCATTGGCTTCCAATAAAGAAAGCTTAGCTTCCGTTGTATCAACACTTGGGAAGGACAAAGTGGAAGATAAGAGCATTGCTTCTGATTTTGGGGAACACGGTAGCTCTAATGGTCAGTTGCAGTCATCTGGAAATGATGGGCATGCCATTGAAGGAAAATTAATGCAGGAGGTGAAGCAAAACAGTGAGGCAAGTAAAGAAAAAGAAGCTGCAGTAAAGACTGCACAACCTTCTATTTCCTCTTCCGGAAAATCTGCAAATCCTACGCCTTCTCCGGCTCGTCCTGCCGGCCTTGGTCGAGCAGCCCCTCTACTGGAACCTTCCCCGAAAGCAGCCCAGCAGCCACGAGCGAATGGACAAGCATCTCAGGTGCAAACCCATCTTGTTGAAGACTCAACTAACTCAGATGTCGAGGAAGGTGATGAAATCAGGGAGAAACTTCAAATGATAAGGGTGAAATTTTTGCGTCTTGCTTATAGGCTTGGGCAAACCCCACACAACGTTGTTGTTGCCCAAGTGTTGTACAGATTAGGGTTAGCTGAACAGCTCAGAGCTAGAAACGGGGGACGTGTTGGCGCCTTCAGTTTTGATCGGGCTAGTGCCATGGCTGAGCAGCTAGAGGCAGCTGGGCAGGGTCCTCTAGATTTTTCTTGTACCATTATGGTTATTGGAAAGACAGGTGTTGGCAAAAGTGCTACAATCAATTCCATATTTGATGAAGTCAAGTTTGGCACTGATGCTTTCCATACAAGTACAAAGAAGGTTCAGGATGTCGTGGGTACTGTGCAAGGGATCAAGGTGCGAGTCATTGATACCCCTGGACTCCTATCTTCTATCTCCGATCAACGTCAGAATGAAAAGATTCTACACTCTGTGAAACGTTTCATTAGCAAGTCACCTCCTGATATTGTACTATACCTTGACCGGCTAGATATGCCAAGTAGGGATTTTGGTGACACGCCGCTTTTGAGGACAATAACTGATGTATTTGGACCCTCAATATGGTTTAATGCCATAGTTGTTTTGACTCATGCTGCATCAGCTCCACCTGACGGGCCCAATGGTACTCCTTCAACGTATGATTTGTTTGTCACTCAACGGTCACATGCTGTTCAGCAAGCTATTCGGCAAGCTGCTGGGGATATGCGTCTTATGAACCCGGTTTCATTGGTTGAGAACCATTTGGCTTGCAGAACGAACCGAGCTGGTCAGAGGGTTTTGCCCAATGGTCAGGTCTGGAAGCCTCATTTGTTGTTGCTGTCATTTGCTTCTAAGATATTGGCTGAAGCCAACATTATTTTGAAGCTCCAAGATAGCCCACCTGGCAAACCTTTTGCTGCTCGCTCCCGAGCACCACCTTTGCCCTTCCTTCTTTCTTCACTTTTGCAATCAAGGCCTCAGCTGAAATTGCCAGAGGAACAATATGCTGACGATGAAGCAATGGATTATGATTTGGACGAATCTTCGGAGTCCGATGGCGAGTCAGAATTTGATGAGTTGCCACCATTCAAGCCTTTGACCAAGGCTCAGTTGTCAAAACTGACTAAAGCTCAGAGAAAGGCTTACTATGATGAACTAGAATACAGAGAGAAACTTTTCATGAAGAAACAGCTAAAGGAAGAAAGAAAGAGGCGCAAGATGATGAAAAAAATGGCAGCTGAAGTCAATGATATAGCTTCTGATTATACTGAAAATGTTGAAGGGGATTCTGGAGGAGCTGCAACACTACCTGTACCAATGCCAGATCTGGCATTACCTGCTTCCTTTGACTCGGATAACCCAACTCATCGATATCGTTATCTGGATACATCCAACCAGTGGCTTGTACGCCCCGTCTTAGATAATCATGGTTGGGATCATGATGTTGGATATGAAGGAATAAATGTAGAAAGAATGTTTGTGGTCAAAGACAAGGTTCCTTTATCTTTCTCTGGTCAAGTGTCCAAGGACAAGAAAGAAGCCAATCTTCAGATGGAAATGGCCAGCTCAATAAAGCACGGGGAAGGAAAAGCTACAACATTGGGTTTTGATATGCAGAGCGTTGGTAAAGACATGGCTTATACATTACGCAGTGAGACAAGATTCAGCAATTACAGGCGGAACAAGGCAACAGCAGGTCTCTCTGCTACTCTGTTGGGTGATGCATTGTCAGCTGGATTGAAAGTGGAAGATAAGTTGATACTGAACAAGCAACTCCGAGTTGTGATGAGTGGTGGGGCCATGGCTAGTCGTGGAGATATTGCTTACGGTGGTAGTTTGGAGGCTACCTTAAGGGACAAAGACTACCCTTTGGGCCGCTTCCTTTCGACACTTGGACTCTCAGTCATGGATTGGCATGGGGAACTTGCTCTTGGCTGCAATGTCCAATCTCAGATTCCTATTGGACGACATACAAATTTGGTTGCTCGTGCAAATCTGAACAATCGCGGATCTGGTCAAATTGGTCTTCGCCTGAATAGTTCTGAACAACTTCAGTTGGCTCTTATTGGTCTTCTTCCTTTAATTAAAAAGCTTATGCAACGTCAAGAACACCCTCTCGGCTATTGA
- the LOC141599512 gene encoding uncharacterized protein LOC141599512, with product MLVANSFDLWQKDSFFSAAEEVQQSADILESAYRTWFSLKRDGISSNDLEELRRELQTALGTAKWQLEEFEKAVRSSYGNRREQNSMTRHQQFIAAIETQISRAEDALKESLNAEGKQPFRWINLNEDERDDLAMFLSGFATTPTKSAKDDTIDLSRSSGREVLLESQELDCGPSSSSSGAGSNSKTKCLLSSKDEIIINIGQSDYVMEEASGTRANVNFEADRTRSTKRTCGSLNVSIPDEGSTQNLMRQIEDTPKERGSRFSNLLHLRLINYISQSFRRSSGLSGKMQISKRLQSGPSIRLLIILMISFFLLVPYLLQ from the exons ATGTTGGTTGCAAATTCATTTGATTTATGGCAAAAAGATTCTTTCTTTTCTGCTGCTGAAGAGGTTCAACAATCTGCTGACAT TTTGGAATCAGCCTATCGAACATGGTTTAGTTTGAAGCGTGACGGGATATCATCAAATGATTTAGAAGAACTCCGTCGAGAGCTACAAACTGCTCTTGGCACTGCTAAATGGCAG TTGGAAGAGTTTGAAAAGGCTGTGAGGTCAAGTTATGGAAATCGCCGCGAGCAAAATAGTATGACAAGACACCAACAATTTATTGCTGCCATCGAGACTCAAATTTCCCGTGCTGAAGATGCACTGAAGGAATCATTGAATGCAGAAGGGAAACAACCTTTTCGATGGATCAATTTGAATGAAGATGAACGAGATGATTTGGCAATGTTTCTTTCAGGTTTTGCTACAACACCCACAAAGAGTGCAAAAGACGACACTATAGACCTGTCCCGCAGCTCAGGAAGGGAGGTTTTACTTGAGAGCCAAGAGTTGGACTGTGGTCCTAGTAGCAGTAGTTCTGGTGCAGGATCCAACAGTAAGACAAAATGTTTATTATCTTCTAAAGATGAAATTATAATCAACATCGGGCAGTCCGATTATGTTATGGAAGAGGCTTCTGGGACAAGGGCAAACGTTAACTTTGAAGCAGACAGAACTCGCAGTACAAAGAGGACATGTGGTTCATTGAATGTTTCGATTCCTGATGAAGGTTCAACACAGAATTTGATGCGACAAATTGAGGACACCCCCAAAGAGAGGGGTTCCAGATTTTCTAATCTCCTACATCTCCGACTAATTAATTATATTAGTCAG TCATTCAGGCGTTCCAGTGGTTTGAGTGGCAAAATGCAAATTTCAAAGCGATTACAATCCGGCCCTTCAATACGCCTTCTAATCATTTTGATGATATCTTTTTTTCTGCTAG TCCCTTACCTTCTTCAGTAA